In Sphingomonas sp. Leaf357, a single genomic region encodes these proteins:
- a CDS encoding aspartyl/asparaginyl beta-hydroxylase domain-containing protein, which translates to MTFETTSALAELCRDSGDVAEQRTIRVPDLNVISGAPAPGAKMEADRNRPFLIKYGKHLRSFFDKLIASSSLVPNDPVLDVREFAWTALLRDNWQVIRDEAVRVALQGEAAPSLATISPDHRSIAEINKWRSFFLWGYGFPITDNLERCPNTAKIVEQIPGLNSAFFSILAPGTHIPDHRGVTKGLITCHLGLIVPRDGDVRMRVDARIVRWAEGETLVFDDTYQHEVWNDTAGTRVVLLIQFERPLRNPGKMIAGFFLRVVRRSAFVQEARTNISKWNDAMKALDD; encoded by the coding sequence GTGACGTTCGAAACCACTTCCGCATTGGCCGAATTGTGTCGAGATTCTGGCGATGTCGCCGAGCAGCGCACCATCCGCGTCCCCGATCTCAACGTCATTTCCGGCGCGCCCGCACCCGGCGCGAAGATGGAAGCGGATCGCAACCGGCCGTTCCTGATCAAATACGGCAAGCATCTGCGCAGCTTCTTCGACAAGCTGATCGCCTCATCGTCGCTCGTGCCGAACGATCCGGTGCTCGACGTGCGCGAATTCGCCTGGACCGCGCTGCTGCGCGACAATTGGCAGGTGATCCGCGACGAGGCGGTCCGCGTCGCGTTGCAGGGCGAGGCTGCGCCGAGCCTCGCCACCATCTCGCCCGATCATCGCTCGATCGCCGAGATCAACAAATGGCGCTCGTTCTTCCTGTGGGGCTACGGCTTCCCGATCACCGACAATCTCGAGCGCTGCCCGAACACGGCGAAGATCGTCGAGCAGATTCCCGGCCTCAACAGCGCCTTCTTCTCGATCCTCGCGCCCGGCACGCACATTCCCGATCATCGCGGCGTCACCAAGGGGCTGATCACCTGCCATCTGGGCCTGATCGTGCCGCGCGACGGCGACGTGCGCATGCGTGTCGACGCGCGCATCGTGCGCTGGGCCGAGGGCGAAACGCTGGTGTTCGACGATACCTATCAACACGAAGTGTGGAACGACACCGCCGGCACCCGCGTCGTCCTGCTTATCCAGTTCGAACGCCCCTTGCGCAATCCCGGCAAGATGATCGCCGGCTTCTTCCTCCGCGTCGTCCGCCGCTCCGCCTTCGTGCAGGAAGCGCGCACCAACATCTCCAAATGGAACGATGCGATGAAGGCGCTGGACGATTGA